AGAGGGTTCAGAGGCATTTCTGTCAAATTCCCCACCTGAGCCACGCGCTGGAAGGCTGTCGTGTGCTCCATGGTGTTCCAGTCCCGGGGTCACAGTTCAGCTGCTCTCTGAGGGATGCAAAAAGTCTGAAGTAAGGAATAATTAAAGAACCAActggaggaggacagacggGAGCAATTAAAGAGTGCGTCTCTTAAACTGCTCAGGAAATCTTCCTTTGTTACATTCTGGGACGTGAGTTGCTGCGTTTATATGACAGCACATTCATCCCCTCTTTCCCAGTACAGCCAGTAAATGCCCCTGACTGGCCCACTGTAAATGGATCCCTCCTGGATGACTAACTTTGGCCTCttcatcacattaaaaacagcctttttcaCTTTCCAATGGTGAAACTTACAGTATTTCGGAGGACTTCTCTTTAGCAAGTTAGCTCtatgatttaatatttaaatgcatttattgcTGTGGTTTACAGTCCTTTATTATCAATTGGAGTAAATTTGCTTTGGTGTCATGGTAACGGCTGAGAAGAGAATCAAAACAGGAGCAGCTTTCTCAGAAAAGCTCCCTCTCAGTTATCTGGAGGGGAAAAGGTGCCGAAGAGTAAATGACTGTTGTCAAGTCCTACCTTAATGTTGCAGCGCGCGCTCTGACATGACAGCAGCGCTCAGGTGTGACCAGCTGACTGCTCAACGCTCCTCAgagccgctctcctcctccacacatccctctctctctctttccttccctcgCTCTGCCTCAGTAGGTTCCCAGTtcactcctccttctctccacaTCCCACCATTTAAAGACCAGCGAGCACAGAAAAATCAGTGTCGCCTCCCAGTTCAGCCTGGAATGTCAGGCCGGCTCCTGTGGCTGTAATctcaagaagaagagaggagaacgAAGGGCTGTTCCAGACTTCCGCAGCACTGAGAGGACTCAGACGTGAAGAACTAACAGTTCCTGAGAGCCAAAGAGAAACAGAGCTGAGATAAGCAGCCCAGCACTGATAACAGCAGCTCACTGCTCTCAAACTGGTGCTTTTAAACCTCTAAAAGCTCTTCAAACCCCCCCAGATAGAGAACCATCAGCACCGGCGCTAACCAACGACAGGTGTTTGACTTTGGTTCCAGGTCGGAACATTCACACTTCCTCCGGTGAACTGACAGGCTTGAACAAATAGAATTCATTGATCAGCGGCGGCCTGCTGCCTGGGAACACGCCACATGTTCCAGGCTCATCATGCTAAACCTGCTCCCAtctacagacatggggacacGCTGGGACCTGAGACTGGGACCAGTATTTGGCCTTTTAGCAGGAATCTTTTAGAGAGGATTAAAACCGCTCTTGCAACAACTCGGCCTGCCATTagcaggaacccccccccccccacacacacacacacacggaggtcctgctcaagggttcttcctgttacgGAGGAGTTTGTCCTGTTGGTCCGGGGTTCTTCCTGGGTTGTGAGTTTCTACTTGTTCTGTGTGTcatttgtgctgctgtgttttccacCTGAATTTTAAGGATCTAGTTTGTAGAACTCATTTTTCTatgagcagctggtggagctgaagaCACAATAAAGCCGTCGGGGTGAAGCTGGAGACCTGATGAGAAACACGGCAGGAGGCTTCCTGGAGGAAGTGAGTCCTTCACAAAAGTGGCTGAAATGAAGATGATCATCTGTGGTAAAGAGCCAGGGTGCATTTAAGagactaaaaacaaaataaatgcctGTCTATTCAGGTTTGTACTGTTTTACTCAGCATAACAGGGTGAATGATCCTCATTGTGATGAACACACCGACCGCATCCAGACGAATGAAAAATGATCAGCAAACGAGGGGGAAATGATGTTTGTATTGAGAGAAAAGGCTCAAGAAGCTGAGTCAGTAGCTTCACACAGGCTGGAAGCTTGAAAAAAGCCAAGATTAAAATAGGATGAAGTCTTTTCTATTATTACACTCTGACAATGTctcaaaataaaactgcaaagcCTTTTgggagtttatttttaaagtagGTCAATGTATAACAAAATATTGCAAAAAACGCTAAAGAACAAGCAGCAACACATACTTACAAGAGTGttatgaaaaaagaaatgtttatgTGAATATTAATTTCTTCGCGGCGCTACAGCGACCTCTTGTGGTTTCTACGATGAATGACACACGACAGCACGCTGAGGgcctttaatttgatttttcgTGAAACTTGAATTTCCTCGAGTTTTGCtcgagaagaaaacaaaagtgaCAATTGGAAGAGAGATTACTGATTTATTTGTTGCCTTTCATGAGTAAAGATGGGCTGAAAAGCTGATTATTTACTCCCGCTCATGCAGGATCAGtcacatacattttaaaataaagcaattAATTTTTCTTCCATGTTTTCCAAATTGCAGGAGGACAGAAATGAGACGTCATTATCCAGCATGCACAGTAAAAACCTCCAGTATCTCCAGTATTTGCTCAATTATGGCCATAAAAATGGAAGCTTCTACATTATTTATGCAGCCGGAGTAAAAACATCAATACTCTGTTATCTGCAGACTTGATGCTGGCAGCCTTCCATGAAGTCACATGACTCTTACATGTGGAGGTGAGCAAGGCACGCTTCTGCTGACACAGTTTCAGTCTGTCAAAAACCCACTTTCACATCAAACGAGCAGCAGCCAGAGCGGCGGCGTGTGGCGGGGGCACACGACACGCACGCATCATGTCACTAACCCTCATGAAGGTGAGCCTGGCCTTTACTTTGGTCGCTAACGGATTTATTACCGAACGCTCCTTTTCTGTGTCCAGTGAATGCGAATTATTggggtttttgtgtgtttttgtgtcctcccgtctcagctgctgctgctgcttcatgcTGCCCACAGCCAAGAAGAAAGAACTGCTAACTGCGATGAAGACGTCTCCTTGCCGTGCCcgggcgccgccgccacccAGTTCAGCTCGGTGACGTGGTACAAGGTCTGTTTCAGGTCGGTGGCGTCCGTCCAAATGGTTCAGAGTGTTGGGAGTGATGCAGGAATCTCTGGTTGCTTCAAAGCTCCACAATGGCAAAAAAGAGGGGCTCATCATGATGCGCCAAGGCCGCCAGCAGCCGCTCGTGTACAACTCCTCTCCTCCGGTGGAGTTTGGGGAGGAACACAGTCTGAAGCTCTTCAACGTGACGCCCGAAGACTCCGGCAGCTACGAATGTGCTGTGAACGCCAAAATAGGAGGTCGAAACCTGAATATCagagtggagctgctggttaATGGTGAGTCTGGCCCGCAGTTCTTCACGCTTCTCTAAAAAGATTCAGGTCGGGTCAACTTTCAGTTGCGTCAAAACAAAAAGTCCACAGGAGAAATTTTGAGGGAAATTTTGTTCTGACCCGCTTTTGGCAACCTTGATGCCTTTTTGCATTTACAGAAAACAAAGCGTAACAACGGCACATACAGGAAACTCAAGGCTTCACATTTCCGCTCACGCTCTCACAATTTGAAAAGAACGGGGgcataaattattattatttctaacCCTTCTGAAAAATCCCTGTCCTCCTTCTGTGGTCTGAACAGTCTGTGCGACTCAGGGCACCACGGTGACGCCAACCACCCAGTCggagcagcttctccaggaCGGAGCGGAGGAGCTGCCGCTGGTGTGGAGCCTGGGCGGCTGGGGAGTGCTGGGCCTCATCAAAATCCTTTTCTCTGTCATCACCATCCAGGTAAACCAACTCTGGCACTCCTTCAGTTATTTGAATTGTCCGACTCACTCTTGTGTAGCTCCGATCATGCAGCTGGCGGTCATGTGGAGTTTCCATGGTTAGCTTCTCTGCCCCCCGCAACCACACACAGCCTTCATTTTGTTCCATTAATGTCATATTAATAGAATAGGATGTTGTTGTGGGTGAGCTTCTTCGAACTGAACcacattaacatttttttcctgttttaaaaggTGTTCTGTGCTGAATTTAACAGGGTTGCTTATGGGAGTGAAACCAACAGGTTCTTGAAGGCATCACCTGCAAAGATGCGCAAAG
This genomic window from Takifugu rubripes chromosome 3, fTakRub1.2, whole genome shotgun sequence contains:
- the LOC101064011 gene encoding uncharacterized protein isoform X1, coding for MSLTLMKLLLLLHAAHSQEERTANCDEDVSLPCPGAAATQFSSVTWYKLHNGKKEGLIMMRQGRQQPLVYNSSPPVEFGEEHSLKLFNVTPEDSGSYECAVNAKIGGRNLNIRVELLVNVCATQGTTVTPTTQSEQLLQDGAEELPLVWSLGGWGVLGLIKILFSVITIQVFCAEFNRVAYGSETNRFLKASPAKMRKEENFEGSQSCLFFKTTERSTTGPPLSKRGLIVGKCPPVKVF
- the LOC101064011 gene encoding uncharacterized protein isoform X2, producing the protein MSLTLMKLLLLLHAAHSQEERTANCDEDVSLPCPGAAATQFSSVTWYKLHNGKKEGLIMMRQGRQQPLVYNSSPPVEFGEEHSLKLFNVTPEDSGSYECAVNAKIGGRNLNIRVELLVNVCATQGTTVTPTTQSEQLLQDGAEELPLVWSLGGWGVLGLIKILFSVITIQVLKAVCSSRRRRGLRQDRR